Proteins encoded within one genomic window of Clupea harengus chromosome 10, Ch_v2.0.2, whole genome shotgun sequence:
- the atp11b gene encoding phospholipid-transporting ATPase IF isoform X1: MLRWIRQQLGFDPPHQSDTRTVYIANRFPQHGHYVPQRFADNRIISSKYTVWNFVPKNLFEQFRRIANFYFLIIFLVQLMIDTPTSPVTSGLPLFFVITVTAIKQGYEDWLRHKADNEVNGAPVFVVRSGSLVQTRSKNIRVGDIVRVAKDETFPADLALLSSDRAEGTCHITTTSLDGETNLKTHYAVPETAVSQSVSRLEALQAVVECQQPEADLYRFVGRITVTQQGEEIVRPLGPENLLLRGARLKNTKEIFGVAVYTGMESKMALNYKCKSQKRSAVEKSMNTFLIIYLGILLFEAILSTILKYAWQAEDKWNEPFYNQKTDLERNSSQILKFISDFLAFLVLYNFIIPISLYVTVEMQKFLGSFFIGWDLDLYHEESDQKAQVNTSDLNEELGQVEYVFTDKTGTLTENEMQFRECSINGIKYQEINGKLVPEGVADDSPDGSIPRLIREEELFLKAVSLCHTVQISYDLDQADGFGDTFSHTNGFSQMEYYASSPDEKALVEATKRMGVTFMGSHAEYMEVKTFGKSERYKLLHVLEFDANRRRMSVILQTPSGEKVMFTKGAESAILPYIKSGELEKTRVHVDEFALKGLRTLVVACRHFSVEEYRDVDRRLHEARTALQQREERLADVFSFIEQDLELLGATGVEDKLQEKVQETIEALRLAGIKVWVLTGDKHETAVSVSLSCGHFHRTMNILELVQQKSDNECAEQLRRLARRIKEDHVIQHGLVVDGASLSLALREHEKLFMDVSKNCSAVLCCRMAPLQKAKVVRLLKTSPEKPITLAIGDGANDVSMIQEAHVGIGIMGKEGRQAVRNSDYAIARFRFLSKLLLVHGHFYYIRIATLVQYFFYKNVCFITPQFLYQFFCLFSQQTLYDSVYLTLYNICFTSLPILVYSLFEQLVHPHVLQSHPALYRDISKNSMLSFKTFLYWTMLGFCHAFVFFFGSYILMGEDTTLLGNGQIFRANRQLMFGNWTFGTMVFTVMVITVTLKLALETHFWTWIHHFVTWGSIAFYFIFSLFYGGIIWPFLHTQDMYFVFVQLLSSGSAWFAIIIIVTGCLFPDVIKKVLYRHLQPTSTQKSQMEEDKVSVRSEYDSAQSRNRGEDNWQLLAASPPPALGAALSSPSLLRSSRAQSAAWTPCAASARRSRRGRASASGWAGWWSG; encoded by the exons GGCTTTGACCCTCCCCATCAGAGTGACACCAGGACGGTTTACATCGCAAACCGCTTCCCTCAACATGGCCATTATGTCCCCCAGCGCTTCGCAGACAACCGCATCATATCCTCCAAG TACACTGTCTGGAATTTTGTGCCCAAGAACCTGTTTGAGCAGTTCAGAAGGATAGCCAATTTTTACTTTCTTATCATCTTCCTCGTGCAG CTAATGATAGATACGCCCACTTCTCCAGTAACAAGTGGACTTCCTCTATTTTTTGTCATCACAGTAACTGCCATTAAACAG GGCTACGAGGACTGGCTGCGGCACAAGGCAGACAACGAGGTCAACGGAGCTCCCGTGTTTGTGGTCCGCAGCGGCAGCCTGGTGCAGACGCGCTCCAAAAACATACGA GTGGGGGACATTGTGAGAGTAGCCAAAGATGAAACGTTCCCAGCCGACCTGGCGTTACTGTCCTCGGATCGGGCCGAGGGTACCTgccacatcaccaccaccagctTGGATGGGGAGACCAACCTGAAG accCACTATGCAGTGCCAGAGACAGCCGTATCCCAGTCGGTATCCAGACTGGAGGCCCTGCAGGCGGTGGTGGAGTGCCAGCAGCCCGAGGCCGACCTGTACAG GTTTGTTGGGAGAATAACGGTAACACAACAAGGAGAGGAGATCGTAAG ACCCCTAGGACCAGAAAACCTGCTGCTAAGAGGAGCTCGACTGAAAAACACCAAAGAAATCTTTG GTGTGGCCGTGTACACCGGCATGGAGTCAAAGATGGCGCTGAATTACAAGTGCAAATCCCAGAAGCGGTCGGCAGTGGAAAA ATCCATGAATACATTTCTCATCATCTATTTGGGTATCCTGCTGTTCGAGGCCATCCTCAGCACCATTCTGAAGTACGCCTGGCAGGCTGAGGACAAGTGGAACGAGCCCTTCTACAACCAGAAGACTGACCTGGAGAGAAACAGCAGCCAG ATTCTGAAGTTCATTTCGGATTTCCTGGCGTTCCTTGTGTTGTACAATTTCATCATCCCAATATCGCTGTACGTTACCGTGGAGATGCAGAAGTTCCTGGGCTCATTTTTCATTGGCTGGGATTTGGATCTGTACCATGAGGAGAGTGACCAGAAGGCACAAGTCAATACCTCAGACCTCAATGAGGAGCTCgggcag GTGGAATACGTCTTTACGGACAAGACTGGTACACTTACTGAAAACGAGATGCAGTTTCGGGAATGCTCTATTAATGGGATCAAATATCAGGAGATCAACGGCAAGCTCGTCCCAGAAGGGGTGGCAGACGACTCACCGGACGGCTCCATCCCTCGcttg ATCCGTGAGGAGGAGCTGTTCCTGAAAGCAGTCTCGCTGTGCCACACGGTGCAGATCAGCTACGATCTGGATCAGGCCGACGGCTTTGGCGACACGTTCTCCCACACTAACGGCTTCTCCCAGATGGAGTACTACGCCTCCTCGCCTGATGAGAAGGCGCTGGTGGAAGCCACCAAAAG GATGGGGGTGACGTTCATGGGGAGCCACGCAGAATACATGGAAGTTAAGACATTTGGAAAATCGGAAAG ATATAAACTGCTCCATGTCTTAGAGTTTGATGCAAACAGAAGGAGAATGAGTGTGATACTACAGACACCCTCAG GGGAGAAAGTGATGTTTACCAAAGGAGCAGAGTCCGCCATTCTTCCCTACATCAAAAGTGGGGAGCTGGAGAAGACAAGAGTCCATGTGGATGAGTTTGCATTG AAGGGTCTGCGGACGTTGGTGGTGGCGTGCCGCCACTTCAGTGTGGAGGAGTACAGGGACGTGGACCGGCGTCTGCACGAGGCGCGCACCGCCCTGCAACAGCGCGAGGAGCGCCTGGCCGACGTCTTCAGCTTCATCGAGCAGGACCTGGAGCTGCTGGGAGCCACCGGTGTCGAGGACAA gcttcaGGAGAAGGTGCAGGAGACCATTGAGGCGCTGCGGCTGGCCGGCATCAAGGTGTGGGTGCTAACTGGTGACAAGCACGAGACGGCCGTCAGCGTCAGCCTGTCCTGTGGCCACTTCCATCGCACCATGAACATCCTGGAGCTCGTCCAGCAGAAGTCTGACAACGAGTGTGCCGAACAGCTCCGCAGACTGGCCCGCAG gaTCAAAGAGGACCATGTGATCCAGCACGGCCTGGTGGTGGACGGGGCGAGCCTGTCTCTGGCCTTGCGGGAGCACGAGAAACTCTTCATGGACGTGTCCAAAAACTGCTCTGCCGTGCTCTGCTGCAGGATGGCCCCTCTGCAGAAAGCCAAG gtggtgCGTCTGCTGAAGACTTCTCCAGAGAAGCCCATCACTCTGGCCATTGGTGACGGAGCCAATGATGTCAGCATGATTCAGGAGGCCCATGTTGGCATAG GTATTATGGGAAAAGAGGGCAGACAGGCAGTCAGAAACAGTGACTATGCAATCGCAAGGTTTAGGTTCCTTTCCAAACTGCTGCTTGTGCACGGCCACTTCTATTACATAAGAATAGCCACCCTGGTGCAGTATTTTTTCTACAAG aATGTGTGTTTTATCACGCCCCAGTTTTTATACCAgttcttctgtctgttttcacaacaa ACTCTTTATGACAGTGTCTATCTGACACTCTACAACATCTGCTTCACCTCGCTGCCCATCCTGGTCTACAGTCTGTTTGAGCAGCTCGTCCACCCGCACGTGCTGCAGAGCCACCCAGCGCTGTACAg GGACATCAGCAAAAACTCCATGCTCTCCTTCAAGACGTTCCTCTACTGGACCATGCTGGGCTTCTGCCACgccttcgtcttcttcttcggCTCCTACATCCTGATGGGGGAGGACACCACGCTCTTGGGCAACGGGCAG ATATTCAGAGCTAACAGACAACTG ATGTTTGGAAACTGGACGTTTGGAACGATGGTTTTCACAGTCATGGTCATCACAGTCACACTGAAG cTGGCCTTGGAGACCCACTTCTGGACGTGGATTCACCACTTTGTCACCTGGGGCTCCATCGCTTTCTATTTCATCTTCTCCTTGTTTTATGGGGGCATCATCTG GCCGTTCCTCCACACGCAGGACATGTACTTCGTCTTCGTCCAGCTGTTGTCCAGTGGCTCGGCCTGGttcgccatcatcatcatcgtgaCGGGCTGCCTGTTCCCTGATGTCATAAAGAAGGTGCTCTATCGGCACCTACAGCCCACCAGCACCCAGAAATCTCAG ATGGAAGAGGATAAGGTTTCAGTCCGCTCAGAATATGACTCTGCTCAAAGCAGGAACAGAGGGGAGGACAATTGGCAACTGCTAGCTGCTTCTCCTCCCCCCGCCCTCGGTGCAGCCCTATCCTCCCCTAG
- the atp11b gene encoding phospholipid-transporting ATPase IF isoform X5 encodes MLRWIRQQLGFDPPHQSDTRTVYIANRFPQHGHYVPQRFADNRIISSKYTVWNFVPKNLFEQFRRIANFYFLIIFLVQLMIDTPTSPVTSGLPLFFVITVTAIKQGYEDWLRHKADNEVNGAPVFVVRSGSLVQTRSKNIRVGDIVRVAKDETFPADLALLSSDRAEGTCHITTTSLDGETNLKTHYAVPETAVSQSVSRLEALQAVVECQQPEADLYRFVGRITVTQQGEEIVRPLGPENLLLRGARLKNTKEIFGVAVYTGMESKMALNYKCKSQKRSAVEKSMNTFLIIYLGILLFEAILSTILKYAWQAEDKWNEPFYNQKTDLERNSSQILKFISDFLAFLVLYNFIIPISLYVTVEMQKFLGSFFIGWDLDLYHEESDQKAQVNTSDLNEELGQVEYVFTDKTGTLTENEMQFRECSINGIKYQEINGKLVPEGVADDSPDGSIPRLIREEELFLKAVSLCHTVQISYDLDQADGFGDTFSHTNGFSQMEYYASSPDEKALVEATKRMGVTFMGSHAEYMEVKTFGKSERYKLLHVLEFDANRRRMSVILQTPSGEKVMFTKGAESAILPYIKSGELEKTRVHVDEFALKGLRTLVVACRHFSVEEYRDVDRRLHEARTALQQREERLADVFSFIEQDLELLGATGVEDKLQEKVQETIEALRLAGIKVWVLTGDKHETAVSVSLSCGHFHRTMNILELVQQKSDNECAEQLRRLARRIKEDHVIQHGLVVDGASLSLALREHEKLFMDVSKNCSAVLCCRMAPLQKAKVVRLLKTSPEKPITLAIGDGANDVSMIQEAHVGIGIMGKEGRQAVRNSDYAIARFRFLSKLLLVHGHFYYIRIATLVQYFFYKNVCFITPQFLYQFFCLFSQQTLYDSVYLTLYNICFTSLPILVYSLFEQLVHPHVLQSHPALYRDISKNSMLSFKTFLYWTMLGFCHAFVFFFGSYILMGEDTTLLGNGQIFRANRQLMFGNWTFGTMVFTVMVITVTLKLALETHFWTWIHHFVTWGSIAFYFIFSLFYGGIIWPFLHTQDMYFVFVQLLSSGSAWFAIIIIVTGCLFPDVIKKVLYRHLQPTSTQKSQMYSNRVAIGDDFIALQPLSRAKNQLGKIRWKRIRFQSAQNMTLLKAGTEGRTIGNC; translated from the exons GGCTTTGACCCTCCCCATCAGAGTGACACCAGGACGGTTTACATCGCAAACCGCTTCCCTCAACATGGCCATTATGTCCCCCAGCGCTTCGCAGACAACCGCATCATATCCTCCAAG TACACTGTCTGGAATTTTGTGCCCAAGAACCTGTTTGAGCAGTTCAGAAGGATAGCCAATTTTTACTTTCTTATCATCTTCCTCGTGCAG CTAATGATAGATACGCCCACTTCTCCAGTAACAAGTGGACTTCCTCTATTTTTTGTCATCACAGTAACTGCCATTAAACAG GGCTACGAGGACTGGCTGCGGCACAAGGCAGACAACGAGGTCAACGGAGCTCCCGTGTTTGTGGTCCGCAGCGGCAGCCTGGTGCAGACGCGCTCCAAAAACATACGA GTGGGGGACATTGTGAGAGTAGCCAAAGATGAAACGTTCCCAGCCGACCTGGCGTTACTGTCCTCGGATCGGGCCGAGGGTACCTgccacatcaccaccaccagctTGGATGGGGAGACCAACCTGAAG accCACTATGCAGTGCCAGAGACAGCCGTATCCCAGTCGGTATCCAGACTGGAGGCCCTGCAGGCGGTGGTGGAGTGCCAGCAGCCCGAGGCCGACCTGTACAG GTTTGTTGGGAGAATAACGGTAACACAACAAGGAGAGGAGATCGTAAG ACCCCTAGGACCAGAAAACCTGCTGCTAAGAGGAGCTCGACTGAAAAACACCAAAGAAATCTTTG GTGTGGCCGTGTACACCGGCATGGAGTCAAAGATGGCGCTGAATTACAAGTGCAAATCCCAGAAGCGGTCGGCAGTGGAAAA ATCCATGAATACATTTCTCATCATCTATTTGGGTATCCTGCTGTTCGAGGCCATCCTCAGCACCATTCTGAAGTACGCCTGGCAGGCTGAGGACAAGTGGAACGAGCCCTTCTACAACCAGAAGACTGACCTGGAGAGAAACAGCAGCCAG ATTCTGAAGTTCATTTCGGATTTCCTGGCGTTCCTTGTGTTGTACAATTTCATCATCCCAATATCGCTGTACGTTACCGTGGAGATGCAGAAGTTCCTGGGCTCATTTTTCATTGGCTGGGATTTGGATCTGTACCATGAGGAGAGTGACCAGAAGGCACAAGTCAATACCTCAGACCTCAATGAGGAGCTCgggcag GTGGAATACGTCTTTACGGACAAGACTGGTACACTTACTGAAAACGAGATGCAGTTTCGGGAATGCTCTATTAATGGGATCAAATATCAGGAGATCAACGGCAAGCTCGTCCCAGAAGGGGTGGCAGACGACTCACCGGACGGCTCCATCCCTCGcttg ATCCGTGAGGAGGAGCTGTTCCTGAAAGCAGTCTCGCTGTGCCACACGGTGCAGATCAGCTACGATCTGGATCAGGCCGACGGCTTTGGCGACACGTTCTCCCACACTAACGGCTTCTCCCAGATGGAGTACTACGCCTCCTCGCCTGATGAGAAGGCGCTGGTGGAAGCCACCAAAAG GATGGGGGTGACGTTCATGGGGAGCCACGCAGAATACATGGAAGTTAAGACATTTGGAAAATCGGAAAG ATATAAACTGCTCCATGTCTTAGAGTTTGATGCAAACAGAAGGAGAATGAGTGTGATACTACAGACACCCTCAG GGGAGAAAGTGATGTTTACCAAAGGAGCAGAGTCCGCCATTCTTCCCTACATCAAAAGTGGGGAGCTGGAGAAGACAAGAGTCCATGTGGATGAGTTTGCATTG AAGGGTCTGCGGACGTTGGTGGTGGCGTGCCGCCACTTCAGTGTGGAGGAGTACAGGGACGTGGACCGGCGTCTGCACGAGGCGCGCACCGCCCTGCAACAGCGCGAGGAGCGCCTGGCCGACGTCTTCAGCTTCATCGAGCAGGACCTGGAGCTGCTGGGAGCCACCGGTGTCGAGGACAA gcttcaGGAGAAGGTGCAGGAGACCATTGAGGCGCTGCGGCTGGCCGGCATCAAGGTGTGGGTGCTAACTGGTGACAAGCACGAGACGGCCGTCAGCGTCAGCCTGTCCTGTGGCCACTTCCATCGCACCATGAACATCCTGGAGCTCGTCCAGCAGAAGTCTGACAACGAGTGTGCCGAACAGCTCCGCAGACTGGCCCGCAG gaTCAAAGAGGACCATGTGATCCAGCACGGCCTGGTGGTGGACGGGGCGAGCCTGTCTCTGGCCTTGCGGGAGCACGAGAAACTCTTCATGGACGTGTCCAAAAACTGCTCTGCCGTGCTCTGCTGCAGGATGGCCCCTCTGCAGAAAGCCAAG gtggtgCGTCTGCTGAAGACTTCTCCAGAGAAGCCCATCACTCTGGCCATTGGTGACGGAGCCAATGATGTCAGCATGATTCAGGAGGCCCATGTTGGCATAG GTATTATGGGAAAAGAGGGCAGACAGGCAGTCAGAAACAGTGACTATGCAATCGCAAGGTTTAGGTTCCTTTCCAAACTGCTGCTTGTGCACGGCCACTTCTATTACATAAGAATAGCCACCCTGGTGCAGTATTTTTTCTACAAG aATGTGTGTTTTATCACGCCCCAGTTTTTATACCAgttcttctgtctgttttcacaacaa ACTCTTTATGACAGTGTCTATCTGACACTCTACAACATCTGCTTCACCTCGCTGCCCATCCTGGTCTACAGTCTGTTTGAGCAGCTCGTCCACCCGCACGTGCTGCAGAGCCACCCAGCGCTGTACAg GGACATCAGCAAAAACTCCATGCTCTCCTTCAAGACGTTCCTCTACTGGACCATGCTGGGCTTCTGCCACgccttcgtcttcttcttcggCTCCTACATCCTGATGGGGGAGGACACCACGCTCTTGGGCAACGGGCAG ATATTCAGAGCTAACAGACAACTG ATGTTTGGAAACTGGACGTTTGGAACGATGGTTTTCACAGTCATGGTCATCACAGTCACACTGAAG cTGGCCTTGGAGACCCACTTCTGGACGTGGATTCACCACTTTGTCACCTGGGGCTCCATCGCTTTCTATTTCATCTTCTCCTTGTTTTATGGGGGCATCATCTG GCCGTTCCTCCACACGCAGGACATGTACTTCGTCTTCGTCCAGCTGTTGTCCAGTGGCTCGGCCTGGttcgccatcatcatcatcgtgaCGGGCTGCCTGTTCCCTGATGTCATAAAGAAGGTGCTCTATCGGCACCTACAGCCCACCAGCACCCAGAAATCTCAG ATGTACTCCAACCGCGTTGCCATAGGTGATGACTTCATCGCCCTGCAGCCCCTTTCCAGGGCCAAGAATCAGCTGGGCAAGATTAG ATGGAAGAGGATAAGGTTTCAGTCCGCTCAGAATATGACTCTGCTCAAAGCAGGAACAGAGGGGAGGACAATTGGCAACTGCTAG
- the atp11b gene encoding phospholipid-transporting ATPase IF isoform X3 produces the protein MLRWIRQQLGFDPPHQSDTRTVYIANRFPQHGHYVPQRFADNRIISSKYTVWNFVPKNLFEQFRRIANFYFLIIFLVQLMIDTPTSPVTSGLPLFFVITVTAIKQGYEDWLRHKADNEVNGAPVFVVRSGSLVQTRSKNIRVGDIVRVAKDETFPADLALLSSDRAEGTCHITTTSLDGETNLKTHYAVPETAVSQSVSRLEALQAVVECQQPEADLYRFVGRITVTQQGEEIVRPLGPENLLLRGARLKNTKEIFGVAVYTGMESKMALNYKCKSQKRSAVEKSMNTFLIIYLGILLFEAILSTILKYAWQAEDKWNEPFYNQKTDLERNSSQILKFISDFLAFLVLYNFIIPISLYVTVEMQKFLGSFFIGWDLDLYHEESDQKAQVNTSDLNEELGQVEYVFTDKTGTLTENEMQFRECSINGIKYQEINGKLVPEGVADDSPDGSIPRLIREEELFLKAVSLCHTVQISYDLDQADGFGDTFSHTNGFSQMEYYASSPDEKALVEATKRMGVTFMGSHAEYMEVKTFGKSERYKLLHVLEFDANRRRMSVILQTPSGEKVMFTKGAESAILPYIKSGELEKTRVHVDEFALKGLRTLVVACRHFSVEEYRDVDRRLHEARTALQQREERLADVFSFIEQDLELLGATGVEDKLQEKVQETIEALRLAGIKVWVLTGDKHETAVSVSLSCGHFHRTMNILELVQQKSDNECAEQLRRLARRIKEDHVIQHGLVVDGASLSLALREHEKLFMDVSKNCSAVLCCRMAPLQKAKVVRLLKTSPEKPITLAIGDGANDVSMIQEAHVGIGIMGKEGRQAVRNSDYAIARFRFLSKLLLVHGHFYYIRIATLVQYFFYKNVCFITPQFLYQFFCLFSQQTLYDSVYLTLYNICFTSLPILVYSLFEQLVHPHVLQSHPALYRDISKNSMLSFKTFLYWTMLGFCHAFVFFFGSYILMGEDTTLLGNGQMFGNWTFGTMVFTVMVITVTLKLALETHFWTWIHHFVTWGSIAFYFIFSLFYGGIIWPFLHTQDMYFVFVQLLSSGSAWFAIIIIVTGCLFPDVIKKVLYRHLQPTSTQKSQMEEDKVSVRSEYDSAQSRNRGEDNWQLLAASPPPALGAALSSPSLLRSSRAQSAAWTPCAASARRSRRGRASASGWAGWWSG, from the exons GGCTTTGACCCTCCCCATCAGAGTGACACCAGGACGGTTTACATCGCAAACCGCTTCCCTCAACATGGCCATTATGTCCCCCAGCGCTTCGCAGACAACCGCATCATATCCTCCAAG TACACTGTCTGGAATTTTGTGCCCAAGAACCTGTTTGAGCAGTTCAGAAGGATAGCCAATTTTTACTTTCTTATCATCTTCCTCGTGCAG CTAATGATAGATACGCCCACTTCTCCAGTAACAAGTGGACTTCCTCTATTTTTTGTCATCACAGTAACTGCCATTAAACAG GGCTACGAGGACTGGCTGCGGCACAAGGCAGACAACGAGGTCAACGGAGCTCCCGTGTTTGTGGTCCGCAGCGGCAGCCTGGTGCAGACGCGCTCCAAAAACATACGA GTGGGGGACATTGTGAGAGTAGCCAAAGATGAAACGTTCCCAGCCGACCTGGCGTTACTGTCCTCGGATCGGGCCGAGGGTACCTgccacatcaccaccaccagctTGGATGGGGAGACCAACCTGAAG accCACTATGCAGTGCCAGAGACAGCCGTATCCCAGTCGGTATCCAGACTGGAGGCCCTGCAGGCGGTGGTGGAGTGCCAGCAGCCCGAGGCCGACCTGTACAG GTTTGTTGGGAGAATAACGGTAACACAACAAGGAGAGGAGATCGTAAG ACCCCTAGGACCAGAAAACCTGCTGCTAAGAGGAGCTCGACTGAAAAACACCAAAGAAATCTTTG GTGTGGCCGTGTACACCGGCATGGAGTCAAAGATGGCGCTGAATTACAAGTGCAAATCCCAGAAGCGGTCGGCAGTGGAAAA ATCCATGAATACATTTCTCATCATCTATTTGGGTATCCTGCTGTTCGAGGCCATCCTCAGCACCATTCTGAAGTACGCCTGGCAGGCTGAGGACAAGTGGAACGAGCCCTTCTACAACCAGAAGACTGACCTGGAGAGAAACAGCAGCCAG ATTCTGAAGTTCATTTCGGATTTCCTGGCGTTCCTTGTGTTGTACAATTTCATCATCCCAATATCGCTGTACGTTACCGTGGAGATGCAGAAGTTCCTGGGCTCATTTTTCATTGGCTGGGATTTGGATCTGTACCATGAGGAGAGTGACCAGAAGGCACAAGTCAATACCTCAGACCTCAATGAGGAGCTCgggcag GTGGAATACGTCTTTACGGACAAGACTGGTACACTTACTGAAAACGAGATGCAGTTTCGGGAATGCTCTATTAATGGGATCAAATATCAGGAGATCAACGGCAAGCTCGTCCCAGAAGGGGTGGCAGACGACTCACCGGACGGCTCCATCCCTCGcttg ATCCGTGAGGAGGAGCTGTTCCTGAAAGCAGTCTCGCTGTGCCACACGGTGCAGATCAGCTACGATCTGGATCAGGCCGACGGCTTTGGCGACACGTTCTCCCACACTAACGGCTTCTCCCAGATGGAGTACTACGCCTCCTCGCCTGATGAGAAGGCGCTGGTGGAAGCCACCAAAAG GATGGGGGTGACGTTCATGGGGAGCCACGCAGAATACATGGAAGTTAAGACATTTGGAAAATCGGAAAG ATATAAACTGCTCCATGTCTTAGAGTTTGATGCAAACAGAAGGAGAATGAGTGTGATACTACAGACACCCTCAG GGGAGAAAGTGATGTTTACCAAAGGAGCAGAGTCCGCCATTCTTCCCTACATCAAAAGTGGGGAGCTGGAGAAGACAAGAGTCCATGTGGATGAGTTTGCATTG AAGGGTCTGCGGACGTTGGTGGTGGCGTGCCGCCACTTCAGTGTGGAGGAGTACAGGGACGTGGACCGGCGTCTGCACGAGGCGCGCACCGCCCTGCAACAGCGCGAGGAGCGCCTGGCCGACGTCTTCAGCTTCATCGAGCAGGACCTGGAGCTGCTGGGAGCCACCGGTGTCGAGGACAA gcttcaGGAGAAGGTGCAGGAGACCATTGAGGCGCTGCGGCTGGCCGGCATCAAGGTGTGGGTGCTAACTGGTGACAAGCACGAGACGGCCGTCAGCGTCAGCCTGTCCTGTGGCCACTTCCATCGCACCATGAACATCCTGGAGCTCGTCCAGCAGAAGTCTGACAACGAGTGTGCCGAACAGCTCCGCAGACTGGCCCGCAG gaTCAAAGAGGACCATGTGATCCAGCACGGCCTGGTGGTGGACGGGGCGAGCCTGTCTCTGGCCTTGCGGGAGCACGAGAAACTCTTCATGGACGTGTCCAAAAACTGCTCTGCCGTGCTCTGCTGCAGGATGGCCCCTCTGCAGAAAGCCAAG gtggtgCGTCTGCTGAAGACTTCTCCAGAGAAGCCCATCACTCTGGCCATTGGTGACGGAGCCAATGATGTCAGCATGATTCAGGAGGCCCATGTTGGCATAG GTATTATGGGAAAAGAGGGCAGACAGGCAGTCAGAAACAGTGACTATGCAATCGCAAGGTTTAGGTTCCTTTCCAAACTGCTGCTTGTGCACGGCCACTTCTATTACATAAGAATAGCCACCCTGGTGCAGTATTTTTTCTACAAG aATGTGTGTTTTATCACGCCCCAGTTTTTATACCAgttcttctgtctgttttcacaacaa ACTCTTTATGACAGTGTCTATCTGACACTCTACAACATCTGCTTCACCTCGCTGCCCATCCTGGTCTACAGTCTGTTTGAGCAGCTCGTCCACCCGCACGTGCTGCAGAGCCACCCAGCGCTGTACAg GGACATCAGCAAAAACTCCATGCTCTCCTTCAAGACGTTCCTCTACTGGACCATGCTGGGCTTCTGCCACgccttcgtcttcttcttcggCTCCTACATCCTGATGGGGGAGGACACCACGCTCTTGGGCAACGGGCAG ATGTTTGGAAACTGGACGTTTGGAACGATGGTTTTCACAGTCATGGTCATCACAGTCACACTGAAG cTGGCCTTGGAGACCCACTTCTGGACGTGGATTCACCACTTTGTCACCTGGGGCTCCATCGCTTTCTATTTCATCTTCTCCTTGTTTTATGGGGGCATCATCTG GCCGTTCCTCCACACGCAGGACATGTACTTCGTCTTCGTCCAGCTGTTGTCCAGTGGCTCGGCCTGGttcgccatcatcatcatcgtgaCGGGCTGCCTGTTCCCTGATGTCATAAAGAAGGTGCTCTATCGGCACCTACAGCCCACCAGCACCCAGAAATCTCAG ATGGAAGAGGATAAGGTTTCAGTCCGCTCAGAATATGACTCTGCTCAAAGCAGGAACAGAGGGGAGGACAATTGGCAACTGCTAGCTGCTTCTCCTCCCCCCGCCCTCGGTGCAGCCCTATCCTCCCCTAG